The DNA region TGTAAAAATACAGTGGTTAGCCGGCCATCAAACCATTTCctttgtattttgatttttgactTTTCCCTGGTTCCTCCTGTCTagcttataattattaaatttaaattttaaatatcacAACAAATTAGTCATTGGGTTTTTACTAATTACTTTTCTTTGAATTCTACATTAGCCTTCTAGCTTTTTAGGTAAATATAAAAGCACATTAGGtttttagtataaatattttcttttatgatGTATTGTTTGCTACATAAACCATCCTGCAGATTACTATATATTATTTGAGGCTGtagcccttttttttttttttttaattttagggaTCTTTAAAAAAAGGTATATACTATTTGAACCTTCTCTTGGCGTAATGTAATGTTTCTGAATTCCTGAATTTCAAATACTATATTTCTCTTATCATTGGCTTGAGAAAACACACTGAATCACTCATTTTTAAAGGCAAActcttgattttattttcttaattttgtttattgattagttattttcAATTGTGGTCCTGGCACTGAACATGCTATTGGTGCTTTGACATTTTTGAAGGAATTTACTAAACTTACGTAATTTTGCTCCTGTATATGCTGTGTCAAGAGTTTGACttatctattaaaattaattaatgcaGACAGAGAAAATAGAGTTGGAAACCACTGTAGTGGATGAAACAAAGGAGCGTGAATCATATTGTGGACAAGGGAACAGAAGATTTAGTGGTGCGTAGGCTGTTAAATTTGATCATACACTTGCCAATATTCCTttgtcatatttttttaatttgatcatACACTTCTTAGTTCACGCTAAATTTGTCAATCTCAACATTATTTAGATTGAGAGACTGCCAATCAACCGAAAAGTTCTTGCACTTAAGTGAAACCATGGTAAAGACATTGACTTTTGGGTGGTTGTATCATGTATGGAGGAGCTCTAGGAAGTTGAAAAAGTTTCTTTATCCTGCTTTACTTACTGGTTGTTTGTTAGTTTCTATATTGTCAGCAATGTACTTACTTTTTCAACCGTTCATGTCTCAGATTTCTATTCTGTCATGTCGGAGGGCAGTGCTACTGATTCAGTAGCGGATAATGAAAGTCAAGACGGAGCAGATGTTGaaactgatgatgatgatggtgcatTTTTTGACACAAATGAGTTTTTGTGTTCAGATGCCTTAAGAAGTGCTTCTTATCGAAGTAGGGAGGGTATGACAAATGCAAGCATACATGATAGAGATTGTTTACTTTCTGATGGTTTGCATGGGTTTGAGAAGGGAATCAAAGATGTAAGCTATCCATATGTCAGAAGAAGGGATAACTTACCAGagccaaaagaaaaagagaggccTGTTGGCTTGTGGTCAATTATTAAAGACAATATTGGGAAGGATCTTTCAGGAGTTTGTCTCCCTGTGTATTTTAATGAACCGCTCTCTTCATTGCAAAAGTGTTTTGAAGATTTGGAGTATTCATATCTAGTTGATAGAGCATTGGAATGGGGAAAGCAGGTCAGATTCTCAGCTGTCCTTTACTTCTTGACAAGCATTTTTAAAAGCATGATATCCTTGTTTCATTTTATCAATGTATATAAGATGTTTAGTTAAATTTAGGGACATTGATGGTTACAAAGATTTCAACATCTAATAAAGCTTGATAAGACACTTGATCAACGTGTTCCAGCTATTCTATTTGTAATTCTTCCAACTAGTTAGGAAAAAGAGGCAATAATGTATGTTTACCTTTTATATGTATGGTGTAGGCTTGCCACTgttaatagattaaaaaaaagaagCTTAAGTTGGTTTCCAGAACAATTTTGACTATGACACCCTGATCTAGTCTGTGATCTATTATTGATTTTGGAGGCTTGAGCAGATTGGATTCTAGTTAGAGAATAGGCTGAGGCTTCTTTTACAAGACACTTTCAAAATTGAGCATACTTTCTTTGTGGCCTGTAAAATTGAGCTTGATTTTTAAGTGGTAATGATCCAAGAATTTGCATGATATGAGAAAGTTGAGAGAGTAAAGAAtgttaggttttagaatttaaatGCATTCTCTATATGCATTTTGTCAAATTATAACTTGATTCAGGGCTTTGCTTGGTGCAGGAGAATGATTTGATGAGAATCCTAAATGTTGCAGCTTTTGCTGTGTCCGGCTATGCATCCACTGAAGGTCGGCAGTGCAAACCTTTCAATCCTCTACTTGGGGAGACATATGAAGCTGACTATCCAGATAAAGGTCTCAGATTCTTCTCTGAAAAGGTAACTGGATTTTCTAATTACCTTTTCAAGATTTCTGAGTGTGGCTCAGTTTACAGGCAAAGACATATCTTCAAACTTACAAATTTGCTGTTTCCTCGCTTCATTTAATCTCAAAATAATACCTCTGATTTGTGTCTATTTTTATGCTGTAATTTTCTATTAACAAGAAGCATGCTGCAGGTTAGTCATCATCCCATGGTTGTTGCTTGTCACTGTGAGGGAAGAGGATGGAAGTTCTGGGCGGACTCTAACTTGAAAGGGAAATTCTGGGGGCGTTCTATTCAGTTAGATCCTGTGGGTGTCCTCACCCTACAGTTTGAGGATGGTGAAACATTTCAATGGAGCAAGGTCACCACTTCAATTTACAATATCATACTAGGTAAAATTTATTGTGATCACTATGGTACAATGCGCATCAAGGGCAGTGGCAACTACTCTTGCAAACTGAAGTTCAAAGAGCAATCTATCATAGATCGAAACCCACACCAGGTAggattattaatataattaggtcATAGAGATTGCAGAATCCCCCCtctccccccctctctctctctcccattttttagataaataaaataagttgttCTTTCATGCTGTATTTGCTTTATATTATCttgataatttcttttttctttctttagcccttttccttattttctcgCAACTCAATCTTCGTGTGACATCTAGTGTCTGATTAAGCTGTACCATATATATTGTCACCCTGAAGAACACAAGTCCAGCAGAATTTTCTTGCCTGTCTGTCTGCATCAGAGCATGAATGATGAAtgttttgataaaaaaagatcccttttcaataaaagaaatgcttatttttttagtttgttcGGGTGAATCTTATTTCAAgtacaaaatcaatagaaaatcATAACAAAtattgatttaattaattaattatcttggGACGGAGAATCACTAGAGAAGGACATTTTATAACATCCAAATATGTTTCTTCTAATATTACTCCTAAATATTAATTGATTTTACATCTAACCACTATCCCTTGtactttttaaaaacttttaaataaagatcattctttcaaaagttattttatataaaagaaGCTAATCCAAATGAGGCTTCAATTAGCTTGCTTTTATTAGCAACATAACAGCTGATATAAGACTGACTGAAATAAATGTTTATCATATATACAGGTCCATGGATTTGTTCAAGACAACAGAACCGGAGAGAAGGTAGCAATGTTGATTGGGAAATGGGACGAAGCAATGTACTATGTCCTTGGGGACCCAACTACAAAGCCAAAAGGTTATGATCCAATGACAGAAGCTGCATTATTGTGGGAAAGGGACAACTGCAGCACCAAGACAAGATACAACCTCTCTCCTTTTGCAATATCATTGAATGAAATAATGCCCGGCATGATAGAGAAGTTACCTCCCACTGACTCAAGGTTGAGACCCGATCAAAGACATTTAGAAAATGGAGAATATGAGTTGGCGAATGCAGAGAAATTAAGACTAGAACAGTTGCAGAGACAGGTAATAATTTTGAATCCATTGGATCTAGACTTTGACGGTTTTGTTTTGTACCTTTTCCTGGTGTGGTAATCATGTTTTTTTATTTCCCCCATACATAGAAGCATATGGGAACTTAGGGTtagttttgtttgtatttttatttttattttgtatttttaaattctcttttcAAGATTCTATGAAGAAAAAATGTAAACATAGGAATGAAAATTGGAGTTGTTTTCTCAAGCCAAACACCCTTATACTCTTTTGTGCTAGCTTCCCAACCAACTTGATGGTTAGGGTCTTATGCTCTAACCTAAGTGGCATTGGTTCAAAACAAGGCAAATGAAGGAAGAGAAAAATACGCTATTTATGCATATAAAATCTCTTTTTCTTGAACATATTTGTAACTTATGCTTGATTCACAAATGCAGGCAAGAAAGATGCAGGAAAGAGGATGGCAGCCTAGATGGTTTCAGAAGAATGAGGATGGGTCTTACCGATACAAGGGTGGCTATTGGGAAGCAAGAGAAAAGCATAGTTGGGATGGAATCCCTGATATATTTGGACAGAGTTGTGATTTACCTTCATGTTCTGAAGATACTATCATTACTCTGTCCTAACTTCTAATATTGCTGCTTAGTAACGCTTTATTTATTCACAGCTGTCAAATATCTCTCACGTTTTGCTAATTGTGTATTTGGATGTAGGTTGTAAGTTATAAAAAACTTCCCATCAGAAAAGTCTTAGCTTACTAAAAGTTCTTGTTGCTGGCATTTTTGGGGTACAATCAACCTTTAAAAACAAGTTTTACTGATGCATATCTGTTCCTTGTAACCAAATTATTAATTTCTCACATAGTAACCTGTCTCTACATGAATCGTTGCTTCTAGCATTAGCTAAGAAGGAACGAAAAGGTTGCATAAACAAGCGCACGTGAAAgaatttgctttcttttttttatctatttgttttttcttttatcaCCTCCGATGGGTGTGTTTTGGAACTGAGgaattgaatttgatttgatttgtaaattaatgatcttcttttgatggtaagaaaagaaagaattgaattgattttgaaattcaattgaTTTCTGTTTCTTTGTATTTGAGATCCTTTCAATCCTTTTTTAAACAGATTTCCAGTAAGACACTCCCTACGTTCATACAGCACCTTCGATAAGGACATGGAGAGAAGTTGAATTCATTtcaaaataaagtgcttaggccTAAGTgtgggattttttttaaataaataaaataaatattttatttattgaaatagataATTTGGAGCGTTTTTATTGATTTGCATTggattatttatttcatttaaagTATAAATGAGATGAGATACTTTTGCCGTTGCATTACTTAttttgtttatagtgtaaacgagagaTACACACATTTATCtcatttacattgtaaacgagttAAGGTTTAGATGCACCTATATAAGGAACTCATTCATAATGCCTCATTTGTCATTCTCATTGCGCATGACCTTCATTTCTCTTTTTCTCGGACCTTTCTCTTAATATTTTTGAGATACTCAAACTTTATGGTATGCTCAGATGCACGAGACGGAGACATTAACTGCTTAAACAAAACTTGGCATATTGCGGAAGCAATCGACTTTCAAGATAGTGTTTTTTTCTCTCTTAAGTAAATGAGCATGTAATTATAGTTATGGTACTTTTATAGTTTCAGTGTTGTTACACATGTAGAATAAATTGTCATGTTATTAGAATTTGTTAGGTTGTGGAATATAGAAATTAgtaaatgataattaattaatttaatttaaattattagtcaatttaattaatttattaaatgtttattctatttttgtatgtatttaattcgaattttatatttttaattttaattttgaacatGTTACAATGACGTTGGATAAATTTTTTAAACGTTTgatttttaaagttaattattcTGAAACGTTAaattattgtttattattatttttatctttttattttgaaataaaaatctttaCAATTGAAATAGATTTGTTATtgaaatgttttatttttaataaaggtCTCGCCTACTACTCCCTAGGCGAGTGAGCCACACTCTTACATCACTGGATACTATTCTCCCTTACTTGAGGGAGGTTGGTTTGGCGACACGATGCAGCTCAGGGACTTTGTTTTTGACAACTCCCTGATTACTGTGAGTGGTGGCGTCCCACTTTCTACCTGCCTTGGGGTGAGTACAGCATCACCCTGCAGGACGCTGCGTACCGCCTTGGGTTACGCACTCATAGAGAGTCAGTGTGTGGGTGCTTGCGTAATTTACACACATGGTACCAACATCCGACCTGGTAGTGGGTAGAGGAGCTACTTAGTGCCAGACCTCCTCATGCTCAGTAGTAGGGTGCGTAGAGGAAATAGTCATTCTCTATCAATGTGCTTCAGACCAAGTCTGTTATATGCCAGTTACTACATATGTAGCCACCCTCTGACAGTACATGAGATGTTATATCCTGTTGCTGATCGGGAGTTACCTGATGACCGACAAATTAAACATTCACGTTCATATCAGGTGGCTATCATTATTGGATGACTTCGAAAGATGCCGCAGTATATCATGGGGATCCGTTGTACTTGTATGGACGTACTACTCCTTATGCTCTGTAACACATCGAGTTACCACCGACATTGCTGGATGCACCCCGCTTCTCGTTTCGTGGATCTAACACAGATTTTCTCAGTGGTATCCACCCAACAGACAGATTGATAGGCATTGCCTAGCAGAGTAGGGATCAATTTGAGCAGCGAGTCCTTCGATGGCGTCTTATGTTAGACTGGTTGCAATTGGATGAGGCACGTGAAAGTGTTTAGTTAGTTGTCTCTAAAACATTATCAACTTCCAACGCAATGAATTGAAAATGAGGGTTGTGTGACAAATTATTTTGCAGTTCCCATGAACGCCATACGACGACCCAACCATGCAGGCCATCTGTCCCAACTGGTTGAGAGAGGAGACAGAGTAGAGGACATAGATGAGTGTTGTTCTCATTGTCTGCTTCAACATCGTTGAGTTACACCATGCTGACCGGGTGAAACGCCAATTCGGTGGCGAGCAGCCGATGCCTAGAGACCTGGTCAATGTCGACCGGTTCTTGACCACCATAGGACGGGGCGAGGACGTGTGGTGGCCCACTCGTCATCGGCAGTAGTATGATGGATGGAGGACTCAATTTCAGGAAGGCCACAAGATCTCTATTCAGCCATTCAATGACTACCGGCCTTTGTAGGAATATTGGAACTGGTTCCAGCATGCTTGCCGCGTCAGACATTTGTCAGGCCAGGACATGCTTGATGATCCCAGGCTCTTTACTCTCCCAGATGACGTGCAACCTACTGCTAGTCAGCCTAGGGACGTGGGTCATCCTGGACAAAATTTGAGTGGCCAGATTTACCACCACCAACATCACTAACCTCCACAGAAAGCTCAATGACTTGTTTCGCTATGATTCTCCCGTGGATATCAAACATGAGGTGCACATGCTCATCGCCATGGACGCAAAATAGACGAAACCAAAAAACTTTATTTTCCATCAATGCTAGCAACCTATACCCAATTCTCCCAATCTCTTTTTGTCCCGTTAGCATCGATGTGAGTCAATGTTAGACTCTTTAGCTCAGACAAAGAATTTACTCTCCGAGTACGCAATAGAATAGAATTATCACACTCGAATATAACTCCAGTGTCACTATTTCTCATGTGACAGTTGGGATACACACTTACAACCACATATCCACTACCATTAGATATTTTTGCTTAATTTGTGGaagaaaaaaggaggagaaggagaagtaaAATATTTGTAGAGAATACAAATGGTTGCAGATCCTTTTATAATTGCTCGAAATTTGTCATactttatctcgtttacaatgcaAACATCATAACTTTTTCTATATCTTGTTTATACTGTACACGAAATAAGTGTGTAAACATTGCTCATTATCTTCCACGTATCACGTATGTAAATGTGATACGTATAACGGAAAACatatcttatctcgtttacagtgtaaacgagatatacatacttatttcgtttacactataaatgaaataaataatgcAATGTAAATCAGTAAAAATACTCcaaattacctatttctgtaaataaaatatttattttatttattaaaaaaatctcctAAGTGTGTCCTTGGAAACAAAGAAATAAGAAGTAATTGGATTCGTAATTCCATGAGAGGACGAAGGTGATATCGATAGTGGTTGACAGTGAGGGAAGACGAACAAAATGTTTGAGTTGAGAtagctaaaaatttttcaaaatctgaaTATATGAAAGAAATACTTTATGCATAATACATAATATGTTAACCAATGCATAATTAAAAATAGCCCCATAAGAAGAGTATTTATATttgttctcttttctctctcacaTGAGGACTTTTTAttcaaatgaattaaaaaaattgattattttctaaaaaaaaataaaaaaaggaattattatcaaaaaatttttttcaaagggTGGAGCGAACCCTAATTTGAGGCAGAATTGGGACATGTCCCATCGATTTGCATGTAAATTGGCCAACCCCAGCCGATTTGGACCAAAATTGTCTTGGCCCtgattttggctttttttttttttttgttagagtgAGAGATTAGGAATTTTTATAACATCATATATAGATAGGACCTTTAGCATCAGTGTGTGATTCAATAACCCTAATCCctgattttggatttaaaatctgTGTATTTACCCGATTTTGGGCTAGCTCTCCCACTATAAATAACCCCTCTCTTATTATCTAGTGTGCATCGCTCCTTTACTTATCCGCTTCTAATTCTCAAACACTCTTATACCTAAATTTCTTACTTTTGATTCTCTTTCATTCAAAATTCTATATCTTATTGagtcaattttttaataaaatagtgCAAATACTGTTGCTATCAATTTATTACAATGGAAAAATTGTAAGAGATCATAATGGATCAATCATATTTAGTTCAACTCAACCTATATTCATTCACATTTTAGttgaagagaaaaattatattttaacattgTTGACCAACAACATACAAAATAAGTGAAGAAAATTTATTATAAGCATTCGATGGAAGTAGATGACACATTTTATTACAAAAGGTATTATTGTGCTCATCTTTTATGTCT from Arachis hypogaea cultivar Tifrunner chromosome 10, arahy.Tifrunner.gnm2.J5K5, whole genome shotgun sequence includes:
- the LOC112715103 gene encoding oxysterol-binding protein-related protein 1D translates to MNPLCCIAPVSIDRDRANPVATKSPTHCQLGLDASVRTVNGGSKSSSSAPDSSHGGGDSLKSSSGGNRGEEEDLSTTTAEPRESKVFGGGNGVAGSVAGILYKWVNYGKGWRSRWFVLEDGVLSYYKIHGPDKIVVSPARDRSVRVIGEESSKFVKKNNWSLNRVAGVSGGNSTKQCKPFGEIHLKVSSVRASKSDDKRLSIFTGTKTLHLRCVSREDRAMWIEALQSTKDLFPRALTSSDLATPEDIVVSTEKLRSRLSEEGISEAVINDCESIMLSEVSYLQGKLKFLQQKHVMLLDTLKQLETEKIELETTVVDETKERESYCGQGNRRFSDFYSVMSEGSATDSVADNESQDGADVETDDDDGAFFDTNEFLCSDALRSASYRSREGMTNASIHDRDCLLSDGLHGFEKGIKDVSYPYVRRRDNLPEPKEKERPVGLWSIIKDNIGKDLSGVCLPVYFNEPLSSLQKCFEDLEYSYLVDRALEWGKQENDLMRILNVAAFAVSGYASTEGRQCKPFNPLLGETYEADYPDKGLRFFSEKVSHHPMVVACHCEGRGWKFWADSNLKGKFWGRSIQLDPVGVLTLQFEDGETFQWSKVTTSIYNIILGKIYCDHYGTMRIKGSGNYSCKLKFKEQSIIDRNPHQVHGFVQDNRTGEKVAMLIGKWDEAMYYVLGDPTTKPKGYDPMTEAALLWERDNCSTKTRYNLSPFAISLNEIMPGMIEKLPPTDSRLRPDQRHLENGEYELANAEKLRLEQLQRQARKMQERGWQPRWFQKNEDGSYRYKGGYWEAREKHSWDGIPDIFGQSCDLPSCSEDTIITLS